The region GCAAAGTCATCACGCAGAGAAATCTGGGaggcctctgctgctgtctggcgTTCGACCTTTCAGGACGCCGCAAAAAATATGCGGCCAGTGTGGCGGGAGACAGTCGGACGCCGCTGGAATATTCACTTTGGATCAGAAGAGCGCTTGTCATGGAGAGAAGGCCGTTAACCCGCTCTTGACAACCGACCAGTTCCCACTGACTGAACCGGAGCACAAGATCAAGCAGCAGAACTCTGACATCACTGGAAGAGATGAGAGAACATCAGTAGTGGAAGTCGCACACAGCAAAATAGGAACGCCACTGTGTCCGCTGCACTCCAGGAGCCACTTAGCTGTTGCCAGGAAAGCATTATTCACCCAACAATCCACCTTTGTCAGCGCTAAAACGGTCAATGTCACTAAAGGCACTACTGAAACAAAGCCGTCACAGCATAACACGGTCTCCCAGGCATCAAGGCTTCATTTGACCCCACAGATGGCCACTGCCACCAAATCAAACATaccacacaccacgcacacgtATCCCCAAAACCGTGGGATCCCACAACGCAACCTTACGCATCACAATTGGCCCATGAGTGTGTGCGTATCGGTCCACGCTGCGCCTGACACCACGCCACCTTCTTTGTACACCACGGCCACAGGAGCAGGAACCATTTCTATCACCAACGCACTCAAGAGAACCGCAGAGTTTAACGCCGCACTAGCGCCCGCAGAAAACATGGCGCTCGCTAACGCTGCATCCAAAAACCAGagttcagtgtttgcagcaaaGGTTAACGCGGACGGAAGCGACGCTAAACCTGTATCACTAGCACCCAGCGCTTTAGAGGCAGCCCATAAActggagacagacacacaatttGCATCAGTGAGCCAGTCGTGTGTTCCGCCCTGTTCAGGTTATGCGCCGCATCAAAGGTCACTGTTTACCGCTGTAATGGACTCAAGCGGGCGTCCTGCAATTTCAAGCGCCCCTCAGAGCACTGCGCCGCACGTCCCACTCAGCACTCCACAGCAGAGCACTTGGAGGCAGAATTCAGACAAAATCACGCATTATTCCACCAAACCTGCGACTTCACAATGTTACTCGGTTCAACCCAAGTGCAAAAATGCTGAAACAGCTCTTGTTTATACAGAAACTCCAAATGCAGCTCTTAACTCCTCAAATCCCCAGAATTCAAACTCTTCTCCACTCTCAGGCGTGGCTCCTAACTCCACAATTATGCGTAGATGTGCTCAAGCTACAGCGCTCAGGAACTCATCGACTTGTGTGAAAAGTTCACCGCCCACAGCCGCCGCCTCCGACGCCACAACGGCGGAAAGCCAAGCGGGCGCTTGCGTATCGGCGGCGGTTTCACTTCAGTCAGCGGACGAGACGCAGCACAACAGAGAGCGCGGTGGGAATAATACGAATCCACCGGGAAAAGGCAGCAACGCACAAGCCAGTGATGAATCAGGTTCAGGCTGCGTCGCTTCCGCCGAGGAAAACAGCTCGACAGCATGTCCGGCTGTGGTGTCTGAGCTGGCAACCCTGCCGGAATATCACCAAAGAGACACTGATGCAAGTCACAGTAAATCCGACATCACCACCAGAAGCGATTCACATAGAGGCggaaacaaaataaatgctaATCCGATCAAGACATTACTCACTTATGAGTCAAAACCCCATGAAAATTCCAGCGTGTCACAGGTCACTAGCCTTCGGAATTATATTTCCCTAATTAAGCCGAGCGGCTCTTGCCTGCACGCTTGCACGAGCACAGAACGGCGTTGTGGAGGATACTCAGAACGTGCGGGACAGTGTGCGGCGTGCCCACCAGCAAACACAGACCAGCAGATAAAAAAAGCGGAGAAGCTCGCTGCCAGGCCGGCAGACGTGGGGCTCGATCCCAGCGCggataaacacacaaacccccGTGGAGACGCCAATGGCGTCAAGGCATCTTTAAACCAGCTGACGTCTGGTTCGGATACTTCATCCCTACCACGATCACAGAAGGACCCAGAGCTTTCCTCCATCTTGACACCCCCGGTTGGGGATCTTTATTCAGACCCCGGTTGTAATTCCACACTCCCGTCATTTGCCATGGATCTGGCATCCCGTCCGCGCCTGCAGTTGAGCCTGTCTGGCCTTCGGCCGTGCCCGGGGAACACCGGCGGCGCTCACTCCCACCCAGCCGATGTGGCCCGgttgctgcccccctccccacagtgCTGCAAATCTGCCaccctgcagcagaagctggagaatGTGGAAGCCAGCCTGGCGGCCAACAAGGACAGAATCACCACTCTGCTGAACATTATCCATGACCTGGAGATGTCCCACACTCCCAGCAGTGGGTAAGAGTCCGTGCGTTACATGTTCTTAATATTCCAAGAGCGCAGTCAGACAGATGAAATAAAGATGAGGTCACGCTGACGGCATCAGCCTGAATCTCTCACTGCCGAAGGAGAGGCCGCAACAGTATTTGGTGATTTAGGAAGATTCCGGAAGCAACGGCGCGTTTGTTATTGACTATTGATGCTGAACCGGGTTTTGGAAAAGTTCATCCTTTTCAGCGGAAATAAATAATGACTTCGGTTGGGTCCAGATTATGTAAGACGTTGCGCAACAGGCTGACTTTGTGGATCGAGCTTTGCAATGTGACAACGCGGAGCTTTAACTTTGCTCCGAAACCTGCAACCAGGTCTGCGACCGGGAGCCAGGCTGTGGCAGAAACCTACTGGGTGTTTGGAGAGAGGGCACGTCTCGCCGGGATTTATTTAGCTGGGGAAACTCTCCTGGGACAAATAAGAGGAATTAACACCACCTCCGGGGAACGTGTCTCCGTCAATCATTCTCACTGTTGCG is a window of Takifugu flavidus isolate HTHZ2018 chromosome 14, ASM371156v2, whole genome shotgun sequence DNA encoding:
- the LOC130537882 gene encoding uncharacterized protein LOC130537882, which translates into the protein MGRRAVDLTAPVPILGVPALVGVRGWRTIAGDRTGGALLQSWGTQCSIGVQTSPAVGRPPVNSMQLPGALAAPSDSIQMSNSSINNDSEYKEILKSDQEKRAILKLKTRSSKTKKEVTFKTVECEASRDVTCSLEISQTHCQSKETKGSLPPSQDAGVKSKLRPPRYSNGSVVDSEAIGGISVDGIEAEPVASSVGKKQAKLQSHHAEKSGRPLLLSGVRPFRTPQKICGQCGGRQSDAAGIFTLDQKSACHGEKAVNPLLTTDQFPLTEPEHKIKQQNSDITGRDERTSVVEVAHSKIGTPLCPLHSRSHLAVARKALFTQQSTFVSAKTVNVTKGTTETKPSQHNTVSQASRLHLTPQMATATKSNIPHTTHTYPQNRGIPQRNLTHHNWPMSVCVSVHAAPDTTPPSLYTTATGAGTISITNALKRTAEFNAALAPAENMALANAASKNQSSVFAAKVNADGSDAKPVSLAPSALEAAHKLETDTQFASVSQSCVPPCSGYAPHQRSLFTAVMDSSGRPAISSAPQSTAPHVPLSTPQQSTWRQNSDKITHYSTKPATSQCYSVQPKCKNAETALVYTETPNAALNSSNPQNSNSSPLSGVAPNSTIMRRCAQATALRNSSTCVKSSPPTAAASDATTAESQAGACVSAAVSLQSADETQHNRERGGNNTNPPGKGSNAQASDESGSGCVASAEENSSTACPAVVSELATLPEYHQRDTDASHSKSDITTRSDSHRGGNKINANPIKTLLTYESKPHENSSVSQVTSLRNYISLIKPSGSCLHACTSTERRCGGYSERAGQCAACPPANTDQQIKKAEKLAARPADVGLDPSADKHTNPRGDANGVKASLNQLTSGSDTSSLPRSQKDPELSSILTPPVGDLYSDPGCNSTLPSFAMDLASRPRLQLSLSGLRPCPGNTGGAHSHPADVARLLPPSPQCCKSATLQQKLENVEASLAANKDRITTLLNIIHDLEMSHTPSSGRRCNAAGQDLRNCTTCQKTACIVYSVEYDFRQQERHLLEVLNRSPRGNKAFSTHLAHSLNISMLRNTIKNLTKSKVKSKKLCKTLFKWLPRKIQQR